The DNA segment TCAAGTATTGACAAAGCTTAAGAGGATATACCAatgaacaccccccccccccctttttttttttaaaaaaatcatgcATTCCAGTTAAAAATTTACAAATTTGTCAAAAGATCCAAGACAATTTCTATTCGTTTTTTGTATAATCATGGTGTCTGGCCCAACTTGCGtgcacctcgactaattccacAAGATATCTGCTACTTCCCACCAGCAACAGGTACAAGGTAACTCTGTCCACCAAGAAATTCTATTTACTTTTCTCGGTTCTCTTCTATCCAAGTACACTTGCTATAAAGAATGACAATATCAATATTTGGCAAAATTTGTGGATGATTATCTTCATCATTCAGTAAAAGGAAATGTTCAAATTATTATGCTAGCTGGACCAAATTAAGTTGGAGCAGCTATGATATTCAGACGCATATGCAGACATTGAGACCAAGAGTTGAGCACATTGAGGTTTTGAATTAGTTTATCGTGAGCCCCACGCTTGTCTTTGTGGAACTATCTCCATCTTCTGTTTTAGTTTGATTTGAATGTAAAACCACTCTAGAGGTATACTCAATGTGCTTACAGTCCGGTCTTGGATATCCACAATCATGTTTAAGTTGTGGAGACACTATTGCTTGTATAAACATAGCTGAACTAGTTAATTAGACATGGGTTCATTCAATCGGATGAGTCCATCAGGTTCTGGTCATGGCTCCAATTTGGATGATGACATGATGTGTTTGATAACACCCATGACAAAACTATTTCATCGTGTTTATCTTCTTAGAAACTATCTACTGGCCCATTTCGCTCTGTAAAGGATCCTTCAATCTTTCGTCACTAATCTGACCTTCAAAGTTCATGGGCATGCACATTCATACAAATTCACTAACAGTTACTCACATTCATACAAATCCACAATCAAGTGAGATATCTAACTCACAAAAATCACCCAAGACATTAAGAAACAATGCAGGGAAGGTTTGCAGACCTATACCTTGTTCATTAATAAGGGGTAACGCAACAACAGATCAGACATATGGGAATCACCCCCATACATCTCTCCAGCAGCAATATATATCGGCGTGTTTGATGGAAATCCAAGAGCGGAAAGGAATACTCCAACCTCCCTTGGAGTTAAGGGACAATAGCCTTTAGTTCTCTGTTCTACAGGGTCAATCTCTTTCACCTTCCACCATGTGGTGTTTTCCCTGCAAATGATCAAGATAATGAATAAAAATCACCAGATTATGAATGTCACATAATCTAGTCAATGAGCATGCTACTAATGCATATAAAAGTGCAATGCGTTTGATTTTAGCAAATTTCATTTGGAGACGGCTGATGTTTGACCTGTTAAAAAGTGTTCTTAGCAGACAATCTATTCTTTGAAGAGGTCAGTTTTTAGCCAACAACTAACCACATGCGCATGCTCTGACTATCAGATAACTATATGTCATAACAAATCTACCTAATTGTCTTCAGTTCCTCAGCTTCTTCTGGGGATAGATCATGTGTGCATCCACTAAAAGCAAGCATGTCCTTTTCAAATCGCAAATGTAAAGCAATATAGGGGCCATAAGATCTCATCCGATCAACCAACATCTGCAAATAGAAGTTGAATTAATGAAAAAGCTTGGGCAAAGAAACAGTTAAAACGTGTTTTTTGAACTAAGCATCAACAAAATGTTCACCTTTCCCATTGCTTCAATCTTGGGAGCAAATCGAAGGGCTTGATAACAAGCTCGGCAGCGCAACTTCTGAATATCAGGAGGCAGGTTATTATTTGTCAACCTTGAATCGGACTTGGCAGCTCGAATGATCTAAAAAAGATAAGATCACATCCATTAGTTACAAATAAATATTTTTGCTTTCCCGGCATGCAGATTCGTTTTATGTACCTGGTATTCATCCCATAGTCGTGCAATCTCTTCCTCATAGTAATCTACACCGGACCAACTCCTAAAATGCTTAAATGCTTTAGTTGCAGATGCCAGTTCCTTCGGTAGCTTTTTGACAACCTTTACATCATTTTCCAAGGAACTAATAAAATGGTCTTCATCAAAGACATCGGAGAAATTGCTGCAATTCAGGCATAGAAGAGAAAATTTCACCACTTTATACATAAATTACTCTGTACATTCAATCCGTAAGGATGAAAAGGATGCTGGTCCCCTTGCAAACAACAGTTCAAAATGAGCTTGAAACCCCAAAAGAAAGGAATTTCTCGCTAGAAGGGCATCATTTACCTTGAGTCCTGCCAAAGTGAGCGCTTATCAAGCTCAGGGATCACTAGAGTAGCATTTATGATACGAGCAACAGCAACCATGTCACATATCTACAAAGCAACAACCACTGCTTTCAGCAGAAAGCCATAAATAATGACAGCTAAATGTTTTATGCCTATATCATGGATACACAATAAACATATTTACAAAGGGCCAATCACCTTAGAAAGAAATAATCAATGAATATGCATTAAACTTTTCTATAACAAACCATGTATACAGTGTTTAGGGGAACTAAGTTGCCTTCTTGCAATTTGAAATGTTAACCAAAGATAGAACGTGATAAGTGATGAAGGCCTATCAATTGGAGAGATATAAGCTGAGTTTGATTATCATTAATTAAAGATGCATATTTTACATAACAGACCTTCCTTCAAAAGAATTAGTCAGCTAACTTCTAATACAGTTGCATAACAACACTGCAAATCAAAGATAAGTCTAGTATTGATGTTTTAGTCGGATCATTGAAAAAAGAGAGACCTCAGAGGTCCAAACCACACTTCAGGCATCTTTTATTGTCGACATAAATATTACAATGGAGCATGATACTAAAAGGTAAAAGTAAAAATAATCATGAAATTGAAATAGAAACAGACAGCACTAGTatgtgaaaaggaaaagagatgcAAAGAATACGGACCCCAGCTCTCATCTGATTGAGCCCACCATTCGTATGAACCAGCAGGTAGCCTCGAGACTCTGGAGGGGCTGGGTAAGTTGCAATGAAATATAAGCAACACAGAAAAATCATATACATTTGATTCAAGAACGAACAAAGCTACTTTCTAATATTATGTTGTAATGGGAACAAGGAATTACTTACATGTATATATTGGACTCGGAGCAACACAAGGAACATAGTCGCGGTTCGGAGGTGGCTTCCATAACTTGTCCAAACTCCCATTTCGACTTGCAACATCTGACTGTCAAATCTAAAGGAGTGAAAACATGAAATATGTATAACTACTTCGTATGTACACAGTCTATGTCGAACATCTACAAACATACGCCAAATCATACCAGATCCAACACTAATGCCATCATAAATTCAATTTACTTGAAGAAAGTTAAAAAGGGATAAAACTAAATATATTTAGAGAGAGTGTAAAACCTTGCGAGCAGCGAGAGGAGCCTTTGCCAAATGGGGTGGGGCATGTTCTTGAGTCCAGCTTCGCTCTCTACTCAGCTTTTG comes from the Nicotiana sylvestris chromosome 4, ASM39365v2, whole genome shotgun sequence genome and includes:
- the LOC104249447 gene encoding O-fucosyltransferase 7-like isoform X1, translating into MQKKRWRTVVIVRKVLTFAIAAIALVALLYVHVVFPASEVTKLPDKLPTQHESSYQKLSRERSWTQEHAPPHLAKAPLAARKSDVASRNGSLDKLWKPPPNRDYVPCVAPSPIYTSPPESRGYLLVHTNGGLNQMRAGICDMVAVARIINATLVIPELDKRSLWQDSSNFSDVFDEDHFISSLENDVKVVKKLPKELASATKAFKHFRSWSGVDYYEEEIARLWDEYQIIRAAKSDSRLTNNNLPPDIQKLRCRACYQALRFAPKIEAMGKMLVDRMRSYGPYIALHLRFEKDMLAFSGCTHDLSPEEAEELKTIRENTTWWKVKEIDPVEQRTKGYCPLTPREVGVFLSALGFPSNTPIYIAAGEMYGGDSHMSDLLLRYPLLMNKEKLASVEELEPFINHSSQLAALDYIVSVESDIFIPSYSGNMARAVEGHRRFLGHRKTISPDRRTLVRIFDKIDQGRMKEGKNLSNRIIEIHRRRQGSPRKRKGPIAGTKGTDRFRSEEAFYVNPLPDCLCQKVS
- the LOC104249447 gene encoding O-fucosyltransferase 7-like isoform X2, which gives rise to MRAGICDMVAVARIINATLVIPELDKRSLWQDSSNFSDVFDEDHFISSLENDVKVVKKLPKELASATKAFKHFRSWSGVDYYEEEIARLWDEYQIIRAAKSDSRLTNNNLPPDIQKLRCRACYQALRFAPKIEAMGKMLVDRMRSYGPYIALHLRFEKDMLAFSGCTHDLSPEEAEELKTIRENTTWWKVKEIDPVEQRTKGYCPLTPREVGVFLSALGFPSNTPIYIAAGEMYGGDSHMSDLLLRYPLLMNKEKLASVEELEPFINHSSQLAALDYIVSVESDIFIPSYSGNMARAVEGHRRFLGHRKTISPDRRTLVRIFDKIDQGRMKEGKNLSNRIIEIHRRRQGSPRKRKGPIAGTKGTDRFRSEEAFYVNPLPDCLCQKVS